A window of the Butyricimonas faecalis genome harbors these coding sequences:
- a CDS encoding SusC/RagA family TonB-linked outer membrane protein, which translates to MAVNYSANFSMVMKPQRDGNLMNSKQKLAWEQELWDEFSADGFTNGTYYPVVGIVGMLRANKLGKDGKVWTDEGFEPMSAAEQDAYIADLSKTTTNWFDELFRTAFSMNHYLSLSGGSDIATYYVSLGYSKDNGILRKTSYDRYSLSTKVKLNPHERVSVDLGIDFSQQKSDGSSLNVNPFQYAYFANPYEKPYNEDGSYRPDYTYYNLNQINGGREAILPANGYNIMREINETSSVADDYAANLMLSLNYTISSKFRFSGLLSYNFINNKSDNINGIDTYAAFRDKPSVLDDWNSRRSYGSITQSSANNTNYSARWQLNYSDIFNSIHRLQVLAGAEIRGSKAKSIYEKRYGYDPVTGNSSTPAPEKTDDKVDYNKLVDMTNLIDGLSGQSIEETRFASFYASVDYSLYDKYIASLSFRTDGSNNFGSDEQFNPTWSLGLAWHVGDEHFMEKLRPVLSRLKLSMAMGYTGNVNKTEKPELIMYYSTSYRKTDLENLRIGEVRKAPNPHLRWEKTRDMKVALDFGLFNNRINGLVEAYYRLSKDLVTSVDVPYMTGFRGQGYNTSQIENKGIEATLQALVFKCSDFRFNASVNVAWNSNILKRYTSPISYSANNFVGYPLGSIFAGKSTGINPETGLYKYKLRPDADILKPTDLSDVNNYIFYKGTSTAPVTGGFNFSFSWKTLSLNVGGAYSLGGKVVDEITSPVSYNTISVTGMSSGEKIPTSENDLYVNHLNVRKDVTNRWTENNRTGVKYPRIIDTYGEKLYYDQIYPTSSTITRATMLENVSFLRVKNMSLSYSLPLDVVSKMGVSSLSFSFILTNLFTITNYSGLDPETPGATYPLARSCSFGLSLGF; encoded by the coding sequence ATGGCTGTGAATTATTCGGCTAATTTTTCGATGGTGATGAAACCGCAAAGAGATGGTAATTTAATGAATTCGAAACAAAAATTGGCTTGGGAGCAGGAGTTGTGGGATGAATTTTCGGCAGATGGGTTTACGAACGGGACGTATTATCCGGTGGTTGGTATTGTCGGAATGTTACGGGCCAATAAGCTGGGGAAGGACGGTAAGGTTTGGACCGACGAGGGGTTCGAACCGATGAGTGCCGCGGAGCAAGATGCTTATATAGCGGACTTGTCTAAAACCACGACGAATTGGTTTGACGAGTTGTTCCGGACAGCCTTTTCGATGAATCACTACTTGTCTTTATCCGGGGGAAGTGATATAGCAACATATTATGTTTCACTTGGTTATTCGAAGGATAACGGAATACTGAGAAAAACTTCTTACGATCGATACAGTTTGTCTACAAAGGTGAAATTGAATCCTCACGAGCGAGTTTCAGTAGATTTGGGAATTGATTTTTCTCAACAAAAATCAGATGGTTCCTCGTTGAATGTGAATCCTTTCCAATATGCTTATTTTGCCAATCCTTACGAGAAGCCGTATAATGAAGACGGCTCATACAGACCGGATTATACGTATTATAATCTGAATCAAATTAATGGCGGGCGAGAGGCCATACTTCCTGCCAACGGGTATAATATTATGCGGGAAATTAATGAAACGTCTAGTGTTGCAGATGATTATGCTGCCAATTTGATGTTAAGTTTGAATTACACGATTTCTTCAAAGTTCCGTTTTTCCGGTTTGCTTTCGTATAATTTTATCAATAATAAATCGGATAACATCAATGGTATTGATACGTATGCCGCTTTTAGAGATAAGCCTAGTGTATTGGACGATTGGAATAGCCGGAGAAGTTACGGGTCAATTACCCAATCTTCAGCTAATAACACGAATTATAGCGCGAGATGGCAATTGAATTATTCGGATATTTTCAATTCGATTCATCGCCTGCAGGTATTGGCCGGAGCGGAAATACGAGGCTCTAAAGCGAAAAGTATTTACGAGAAACGTTATGGTTATGATCCCGTTACCGGAAATTCTTCTACCCCGGCCCCGGAAAAGACAGATGATAAGGTTGACTATAATAAGTTAGTGGATATGACGAATTTGATTGACGGGCTTTCCGGGCAATCTATCGAGGAAACTCGTTTCGCGTCGTTTTATGCTTCCGTGGATTATAGTTTGTATGATAAGTATATTGCCAGTCTCTCTTTCCGTACTGACGGGTCAAATAATTTCGGTAGTGACGAACAGTTTAACCCGACGTGGTCTTTAGGCTTGGCTTGGCACGTGGGTGACGAGCATTTCATGGAAAAACTTCGTCCTGTTCTTAGTCGTTTGAAGTTAAGTATGGCGATGGGATATACCGGGAACGTGAATAAAACGGAAAAGCCGGAGTTGATTATGTATTACTCAACCTCTTATCGGAAAACCGACTTGGAAAATCTTCGCATCGGGGAAGTTCGGAAGGCTCCCAATCCTCATTTGCGTTGGGAGAAAACGCGGGATATGAAAGTAGCTTTGGATTTCGGACTTTTTAATAACCGGATTAATGGTTTGGTTGAGGCGTATTATCGCTTGAGCAAGGATCTCGTGACAAGTGTTGATGTCCCTTACATGACAGGATTCAGGGGGCAAGGTTATAATACTTCTCAGATCGAGAATAAAGGAATTGAGGCAACATTGCAGGCGCTTGTCTTTAAGTGTAGTGATTTTAGATTTAACGCTTCGGTAAATGTAGCCTGGAATAGTAATATTTTGAAACGTTACACGTCACCGATATCTTATTCGGCCAATAATTTTGTCGGGTATCCTCTAGGTTCGATTTTTGCAGGTAAATCAACGGGAATAAATCCGGAAACCGGGTTGTATAAATATAAGCTACGTCCGGATGCAGATATTTTGAAGCCAACAGATTTGAGTGATGTGAATAACTATATATTCTACAAGGGAACATCAACAGCTCCGGTAACGGGAGGTTTTAATTTTAGCTTCTCCTGGAAGACGCTTTCCTTGAATGTCGGCGGTGCTTATTCATTAGGAGGAAAGGTTGTGGATGAGATAACGTCGCCGGTGAGTTATAACACGATAAGCGTTACGGGAATGTCATCGGGAGAAAAGATCCCGACGAGTGAAAATGATTTGTACGTGAATCATTTGAATGTGCGGAAAGACGTGACGAATCGTTGGACGGAGAATAACAGAACCGGAGTAAAGTATCCCAGGATTATCGATACGTATGGCGAAAAACTTTATTATGACCAGATTTACCCGACATCCAGTACGATTACCCGGGCAACCATGCTGGAGAATGTCTCTTTCTTGCGGGTGAAAAATATGTCGTTGTCTTATTCGTTGCCTTTGGATGTGGTGAGTAAAATGGGTGTTTCTTCTTTGAGTTTTTCCTTTATCCTGACGAATTTATTTACGATAACGAATTATTCGGGATTGGATCCGGAAACGCCCGGGGCCACTTATCCTTTGGCACGTTCCTGTTCATTTGGACTTAGTTTAGGCTTTTAA
- a CDS encoding RagB/SusD family nutrient uptake outer membrane protein, which translates to MKNLKNISVFLIVFFACVSCKEYLDVKPKGEVIPKTAEEFAALLNSHLSEIDDGYDDAILGNAMEKLEFECFSDNVENSLTKNVVGMGAIPKYVGDRLNSFKSEYEKLYALIRNCNLVIHEMKETDTEMAKACYATAYTLRGVAYYNLMRLFCEPYNKQKADEQLGLSIVTRFDMEARPKRSSLQEIVSLIEEDLKKGISYNSQSEIYRYTVDVAKAYLARLYFWSQNWEQAIPVAKEILEAYPLVEGNEYVEMLSAQHARKGNILLRSYMLSHTSGDQNYNGAKGYLAVKPVSKSFIDLFVEKEQDVRYSFLFNNKREAQKVPLACVRSAEMCLIMAESYAYLNQTREALEYLNLLRSKRISNYTPYTMGNLPAVDELALVRVNAEGGAFTPLLWAIHCERRKELFMEGDRWFDLKRNGCPEFWIAKDGLKYETKQFMYTAPIPSRDIDLIPGMIQNEGYVK; encoded by the coding sequence ATGAAGAATTTGAAAAATATAAGTGTGTTTTTAATCGTATTCTTTGCTTGTGTATCTTGTAAGGAGTACTTGGATGTGAAACCGAAAGGCGAGGTGATTCCTAAGACGGCTGAAGAATTCGCTGCGTTGTTGAACAGTCATCTGAGCGAGATCGATGATGGTTATGACGATGCTATATTGGGCAACGCGATGGAAAAGTTGGAATTCGAGTGTTTTAGTGATAACGTAGAGAATAGTTTGACAAAGAATGTCGTTGGAATGGGTGCTATTCCCAAATATGTGGGTGACCGCTTGAATTCGTTTAAGTCTGAATACGAGAAGTTGTATGCCTTGATCAGGAATTGTAACTTGGTGATACACGAAATGAAAGAGACTGACACGGAGATGGCAAAGGCATGTTATGCCACGGCCTACACGCTGCGGGGTGTCGCTTATTACAATCTGATGCGTCTTTTCTGTGAACCTTATAACAAGCAAAAGGCAGATGAACAATTGGGACTTTCAATCGTGACGCGTTTTGATATGGAAGCACGCCCGAAACGGTCAAGTCTGCAGGAAATTGTGTCGCTTATAGAAGAAGATTTGAAGAAAGGAATTTCTTATAATTCCCAATCGGAAATTTATCGTTACACGGTGGATGTGGCCAAAGCTTATTTGGCTAGACTATATTTTTGGTCACAAAATTGGGAACAGGCGATACCCGTGGCCAAAGAAATATTGGAGGCTTATCCCTTGGTGGAGGGAAACGAGTATGTTGAAATGCTCTCTGCCCAACATGCCCGGAAGGGTAATATCCTTTTGCGTTCTTACATGTTGTCTCATACGAGTGGCGATCAGAACTATAATGGAGCCAAAGGGTATTTAGCCGTGAAACCTGTAAGTAAAAGTTTTATTGATCTATTTGTTGAGAAAGAGCAAGATGTTCGGTATTCGTTTTTGTTTAACAATAAACGAGAGGCACAGAAGGTTCCGTTGGCTTGCGTCAGAAGCGCGGAGATGTGTTTGATTATGGCGGAGTCGTATGCTTATTTGAATCAAACACGAGAGGCGCTTGAGTATTTGAATTTGTTGAGGTCAAAACGGATTTCGAATTATACTCCCTATACCATGGGGAATTTACCTGCCGTGGATGAGCTTGCTTTGGTCCGGGTAAATGCGGAAGGAGGGGCTTTTACTCCCTTGTTGTGGGCGATACATTGTGAACGACGGAAAGAGTTGTTCATGGAAGGTGATCGCTGGTTCGACTTGAAACGGAACGGATGCCCGGAGTTTTGGATTGCTAAAGACGGGCTTAAATACGAGACGAAACAATTTATGTATACCGCACCGATTCCTTCGAGGGATATTGATTTGATCCCGGGAATGATTCAAAATGAAGGTTATGTCAAGTAA
- a CDS encoding 30S ribosomal protein S16 has protein sequence MATKIRLARHGRKGRPFYHVVVADSRAPRDGRYIERIGSYNPMTNPATIDLNFDRALYWLMTGAQPTDTAKRILSYEGVLMKKHLLEGVKKGAFDMAAADTKFEAWKKEKIAKIQAKIARLANESESAYKARLEAETKVKEAKAEIVAKKQAEIAAAKAEAEAAARAEVEAAATEAAEAAPEAPAETPAAE, from the coding sequence ATGGCAACTAAAATTAGATTAGCAAGACACGGTCGTAAAGGACGTCCGTTCTACCATGTAGTGGTAGCAGATAGTAGAGCACCGCGTGATGGTCGTTACATTGAAAGAATCGGTTCTTACAACCCGATGACCAACCCGGCTACGATTGATTTGAATTTCGACAGAGCGTTATACTGGTTGATGACCGGAGCTCAACCGACTGACACGGCTAAAAGAATTCTTTCTTACGAGGGAGTACTTATGAAAAAGCACTTGTTGGAAGGTGTGAAGAAAGGTGCGTTTGATATGGCTGCTGCTGACACGAAATTTGAAGCTTGGAAGAAAGAGAAGATTGCTAAAATTCAGGCTAAAATTGCTCGTTTGGCTAACGAATCAGAGAGCGCTTATAAGGCTCGTCTGGAAGCTGAGACTAAAGTGAAAGAGGCTAAAGCTGAAATCGTGGCTAAAAAACAAGCTGAAATTGCAGCTGCAAAAGCTGAAGCAGAAGCCGCTGCCAGAGCAGAAGTAGAGGCCGCTGCAACTGAAGCCGCAGAGGCAGCTCCAGAAGCTCCCGCAGAAACTCCAGCAGCAGAGTAA
- the rimM gene encoding ribosome maturation factor RimM (Essential for efficient processing of 16S rRNA), with amino-acid sequence MVKKEDCVKIGEIGKTHNLQGALVVYTDNDLLEQYMDEPVFILLEGAPVPFYIAEDGLTERNHSSYIVKFDFVDSKEQADRLVGHDLLMDKYLLEEENELPFELSDLIGYSVLDESTGETGVVEQADNYSGNVVLTIKIFSKEILLPVSNEYVLGISHEEKKLHVNISEEIKELY; translated from the coding sequence ATGGTCAAGAAAGAAGATTGTGTAAAGATAGGGGAGATAGGTAAGACTCATAACTTACAGGGAGCCCTTGTTGTTTATACGGATAATGATCTTCTTGAACAATACATGGATGAGCCGGTGTTTATTCTTTTAGAAGGAGCACCGGTTCCCTTTTATATTGCCGAGGATGGTTTGACGGAAAGAAACCATTCTTCTTATATTGTCAAATTTGATTTTGTTGACTCGAAGGAGCAAGCGGATCGTCTGGTAGGTCATGACCTGTTAATGGATAAATACCTGTTGGAAGAAGAAAACGAATTGCCTTTTGAACTTTCCGACCTGATCGGGTATTCCGTGCTGGACGAGTCGACGGGAGAGACGGGTGTCGTGGAGCAGGCAGACAACTATTCGGGCAACGTGGTGCTCACGATAAAAATATTTTCCAAAGAAATTCTTCTTCCCGTATCCAATGAATATGTCTTGGGTATTTCTCATGAAGAGAAAAAATTGCATGTAAATATTTCTGAAGAGATCAAAGAACTTTATTAA
- a CDS encoding adenosylcobalamin-dependent ribonucleoside-diphosphate reductase, producing the protein MEQTTKKVEKQKETVEERKVYTQEEAYSSSLNYFKGDELAARVWVSKYALKDSYGNIFELNPDDMHHRLASEIARIERNYPNPMTEEQIFEVLRDFKYIVPQGGPMTGIGNDYQIASLSNCFVIGHDGPSDSYGGVMKIDQEQVQLMKRRGGVGHDLSHIRPKGSPVKNSALTSTGIVPFMERYSNSTREVAQDGRRGALMLSVSINHPDSESFIDAKMTEGKVTGANISVKIDDEFMKAVIEERDYIQKYPVYSDEPKNVKQISAVKLWNKIVYNAWKSAEPGILFWDTIIRESVPDCYADLGYRTVSTNPCGEIPLCPYDSCRLLAINLYSYVVNPFEKNAYFDYELFKKHVAIAQRLMDDIIDLELEKIDAILAKIESDPEDNEVKGVEIRLWEKIKAKAREGRRTGVGITAEGDMLAALGLRYGSDEAIDFSVDIHKQLAIAAYGSSVELAKERGAFKIFDAEREKNNPFIARLREAAPEMYQEMVKYGRRNIACLTIAPTGTTSLMTQTTSGIEPVFLPVYKRRRKVNPNDKNVHVDFTDEMGDAYEEFVVFHHKFAVWMEKNGYDIHKRYTNEEIDEMVAKSPYYKATSNDIDWVAKVRMQGRVQKWVDHSISVTVNLPADVSEELVGQLYIEAWKSGCKGCTVYRDGSRSGVLVSNKDKKPEGGAMPAKRPKELDAEIVRFQNNKEKWIAFIGLYGGRPYEIFTGIADDEEGIMLPKAVTNGKIVKNTDEEGNSRYDFQFSNKRGFKTTVEGLSYKFNKEYWNYAKLISGVLRYGMPINQIVDLVAAMEFDNENINTWKNGVERALRKFIPDGTEATGSVCENCGSKSVIYQEGCLICKVCGSSKCG; encoded by the coding sequence ATGGAACAAACTACGAAGAAAGTGGAAAAACAAAAAGAAACTGTGGAAGAAAGGAAAGTCTACACGCAAGAGGAGGCTTATAGCAGTTCCTTGAATTATTTCAAGGGGGATGAACTGGCTGCCCGTGTTTGGGTGAGCAAATACGCTTTAAAAGATTCCTACGGGAATATTTTCGAGTTGAACCCGGATGACATGCATCATCGTTTAGCTTCAGAAATCGCTCGGATCGAGAGAAACTACCCGAACCCGATGACGGAAGAACAGATTTTCGAGGTGTTGCGTGATTTTAAATATATTGTTCCGCAAGGAGGTCCGATGACGGGTATCGGTAACGATTATCAAATTGCATCCCTTTCTAATTGTTTCGTGATAGGACATGATGGTCCTTCCGATTCCTATGGCGGGGTGATGAAAATTGACCAGGAACAGGTACAACTGATGAAACGGAGAGGAGGCGTCGGACACGATTTGTCGCATATCCGCCCGAAAGGATCTCCGGTTAAGAATTCAGCCTTGACATCCACGGGAATTGTTCCTTTCATGGAGCGTTATTCAAATTCAACCCGGGAGGTGGCACAAGACGGTCGTCGGGGAGCGTTGATGTTGAGCGTTTCCATCAATCACCCGGATTCGGAGAGTTTCATTGACGCGAAAATGACCGAGGGGAAAGTAACCGGAGCTAATATTTCGGTGAAAATTGACGACGAGTTCATGAAAGCGGTTATCGAGGAGCGTGATTATATTCAAAAATACCCGGTATATTCTGACGAGCCGAAGAACGTGAAACAGATCAGTGCGGTAAAATTGTGGAATAAGATTGTTTACAACGCGTGGAAATCTGCCGAACCGGGCATCTTGTTCTGGGATACGATCATTCGGGAGAGCGTGCCCGACTGCTACGCCGACTTGGGTTACAGAACGGTTTCCACGAACCCTTGTGGCGAGATACCGTTGTGCCCGTACGACTCGTGTCGTTTGTTGGCAATCAACTTGTACTCTTACGTGGTAAATCCTTTCGAGAAAAACGCGTATTTCGACTACGAGCTGTTTAAGAAACATGTGGCTATCGCCCAACGCCTGATGGATGATATCATTGACTTGGAATTGGAGAAAATCGATGCCATTCTCGCGAAGATCGAGTCGGATCCGGAAGATAACGAGGTGAAAGGCGTTGAGATTCGTTTGTGGGAGAAAATCAAGGCAAAAGCCAGAGAAGGGCGTCGTACCGGGGTCGGTATCACGGCTGAAGGTGATATGTTGGCAGCTCTCGGGTTGCGTTACGGTAGTGATGAGGCGATTGATTTCTCCGTGGATATTCATAAACAATTGGCTATTGCCGCTTATGGTTCGTCTGTCGAGTTGGCCAAGGAACGCGGTGCGTTCAAGATTTTTGATGCCGAGCGAGAAAAAAACAACCCGTTTATTGCTCGTTTAAGAGAGGCTGCCCCGGAAATGTATCAGGAGATGGTAAAATACGGTCGTCGTAACATTGCTTGCCTGACGATTGCCCCGACGGGAACAACCAGTTTGATGACGCAAACGACTTCCGGTATAGAACCCGTATTCTTGCCGGTTTACAAGAGAAGAAGAAAAGTGAACCCGAACGACAAGAACGTGCATGTTGATTTCACGGATGAGATGGGGGATGCTTACGAGGAGTTTGTCGTGTTCCATCATAAATTTGCCGTCTGGATGGAGAAAAACGGGTATGATATTCATAAACGCTACACGAACGAGGAGATCGATGAAATGGTGGCAAAGTCACCTTATTATAAGGCAACGTCTAATGATATTGACTGGGTTGCTAAAGTGCGTATGCAGGGCCGTGTACAAAAATGGGTGGATCACTCCATCAGCGTTACCGTGAATTTACCCGCGGATGTTTCGGAAGAGCTGGTCGGTCAACTTTATATCGAGGCTTGGAAGAGTGGATGTAAAGGATGTACGGTGTATCGTGACGGTTCCCGTTCCGGAGTTTTGGTTTCCAATAAAGATAAAAAGCCGGAAGGAGGAGCGATGCCAGCCAAGCGTCCGAAAGAATTGGATGCAGAGATCGTGCGTTTCCAGAATAATAAAGAGAAGTGGATTGCCTTCATCGGTTTGTATGGCGGACGTCCTTACGAGATCTTTACCGGTATCGCCGATGATGAAGAGGGAATCATGTTGCCGAAAGCCGTGACCAACGGTAAGATTGTGAAGAACACGGATGAAGAAGGGAATAGCCGTTACGACTTCCAATTTTCGAATAAGAGAGGTTTCAAGACAACGGTGGAAGGATTGTCATACAAGTTCAATAAAGAGTATTGGAACTATGCTAAATTAATTTCCGGTGTCTTGCGTTATGGAATGCCGATCAATCAAATCGTGGATTTGGTTGCCGCGATGGAATTCGATAATGAGAACATCAACACTTGGAAGAATGGTGTGGAAAGAGCGCTACGGAAATTTATCCCGGACGGGACGGAAGCAACCGGTTCTGTTTGCGAAAATTGTGGTTCTAAATCTGTTATTTATCAAGAGGGGTGTTTGATCTGCAAGGTTTGCGGTTCTTCTAAATGCGGTTGA
- a CDS encoding OmpA family protein, whose amino-acid sequence MRKIVLSCCLLMLTSFLTAQQQKKEIYNDFSRWSLGVNGGISIFRGDMVSFSADKTYIGGQGGLQLGYQFTPTFGLSLTADMGQGKGSAKEWEKEFRIYPNGESYYGTKPEAGFAYYNDLYAKVKYFTLGLHGDFNVNNFFGTKEMRRWTVVLSPAVYLQKFSPKLYVKEDDKRFDTSSTLDNDVNLGLGGDLALRYRAGKYIDLQLKSGVAWISNNNFDGVATCCTTKYNWLANLSVGVVWKIGNNKKRENLMYAAPVILPTKEETRPVVKEEQKPVVKKEEQPMENVVRVVETVEKAFPVLPTIHFKRNLAVIDTVRYAGELSRIVEALKEFSGVKVDIRGYTDHTGTDRVNLPLSLKRAEALKVYLIGKGISTDRMSTFGEGKDMSVDQKDVYTEKARKVEVKKH is encoded by the coding sequence ATGAGAAAAATAGTATTGTCTTGTTGTCTATTGATGTTGACCTCGTTTTTGACGGCGCAGCAGCAAAAGAAAGAGATTTATAATGATTTCTCCCGTTGGAGCTTGGGGGTGAACGGGGGTATTTCCATTTTTCGTGGAGATATGGTTTCCTTCTCCGCTGATAAAACTTACATCGGGGGACAAGGAGGTTTGCAACTCGGTTACCAGTTTACCCCGACTTTCGGTTTGTCATTGACGGCCGACATGGGGCAGGGGAAAGGGAGTGCCAAGGAGTGGGAGAAAGAGTTCAGGATTTACCCGAACGGGGAGTCTTATTATGGCACGAAGCCCGAGGCGGGTTTTGCTTACTACAACGACCTTTACGCGAAGGTGAAATATTTCACGCTAGGGTTACACGGGGATTTTAACGTGAATAACTTTTTCGGGACGAAAGAGATGCGTCGTTGGACGGTGGTGTTGAGCCCGGCAGTTTACTTGCAAAAGTTCTCGCCGAAGCTTTACGTGAAAGAGGATGACAAGCGGTTTGATACTTCTTCCACGCTGGATAACGACGTGAATCTGGGGCTGGGAGGAGACTTGGCTTTGCGCTATCGTGCCGGAAAGTATATCGATTTGCAATTGAAATCCGGTGTGGCGTGGATATCGAACAATAACTTTGACGGTGTGGCGACTTGTTGCACGACCAAGTACAACTGGTTGGCGAATCTTTCGGTCGGGGTGGTGTGGAAGATCGGTAACAACAAGAAGCGTGAGAATTTGATGTACGCTGCCCCGGTAATACTTCCGACGAAGGAGGAGACGCGACCGGTGGTGAAGGAGGAGCAAAAACCGGTTGTCAAGAAAGAAGAGCAACCGATGGAGAACGTGGTGAGGGTGGTGGAAACCGTGGAGAAGGCTTTCCCGGTATTGCCGACGATTCATTTCAAGCGTAATTTGGCGGTTATCGACACGGTGCGTTATGCCGGAGAGCTGTCTCGTATCGTGGAAGCGTTAAAAGAGTTCTCCGGAGTGAAGGTCGACATTCGCGGTTACACGGACCACACGGGTACGGATCGTGTGAATCTGCCGCTATCCTTGAAACGTGCGGAGGCCTTGAAAGTCTACTTGATTGGCAAAGGCATTTCGACCGATCGGATGAGTACGTTCGGCGAGGGTAAGGATATGTCCGTGGATCAAAAGGACGTTTACACGGAAAAGGCTCGTAAGGTTGAAGTGAAAAAGCACTAA
- a CDS encoding bifunctional riboflavin kinase/FAD synthetase, with the protein MKVHHGVENIEIKCPVVTIGSFDGVHLGHACVIQHLKEKAAGIDGESVIISFEPHPREVLYPREQKIGILTTLEEKISILEKYGVDHLIILKFTLEFAQQSYTDFVKKILVDKLKIKGLVVGYDHRFGKDRAGNFENLQELANEYGFFLEKEVVFEEDDVNVSSTKIRNALTVGDITTVNRFLGYPYSVTGKVVYGHHLGHQIGFPTANIQVSDERKLLPAIGVYAVKVIIGQEIFNGMLNIGIRPTVSNDGQISCEVYIFDFNRDLYGKTITINFITRIRGERKFDDIKELRAQLQKDQEKILALLES; encoded by the coding sequence ATGAAGGTTCACCACGGAGTTGAAAATATAGAGATCAAATGTCCGGTCGTCACGATTGGAAGTTTTGACGGTGTACATTTAGGTCATGCTTGTGTGATACAACATCTAAAAGAGAAAGCGGCCGGTATTGATGGGGAATCCGTCATTATCAGTTTTGAACCCCACCCGAGAGAAGTGCTTTATCCCCGGGAACAAAAAATAGGAATCCTGACAACGCTGGAAGAGAAGATTTCCATTCTGGAAAAATATGGCGTTGACCACTTGATTATCTTGAAGTTCACGCTTGAATTTGCCCAGCAATCCTATACCGATTTCGTGAAAAAGATTCTTGTTGACAAACTAAAAATCAAAGGGCTCGTCGTGGGCTACGATCATCGATTCGGGAAAGATCGAGCCGGGAATTTCGAGAACTTACAGGAATTAGCGAATGAATACGGCTTTTTCCTTGAAAAGGAAGTCGTTTTTGAGGAGGACGATGTAAATGTCAGTTCCACGAAAATCCGTAACGCCCTAACCGTGGGTGATATCACCACGGTCAATCGCTTCCTCGGGTATCCTTATTCTGTCACGGGCAAAGTGGTTTACGGGCATCATCTCGGCCACCAAATCGGCTTCCCGACAGCAAATATCCAAGTTTCCGACGAACGGAAATTACTACCTGCCATAGGCGTGTATGCCGTCAAAGTAATTATCGGGCAAGAGATCTTCAACGGGATGCTTAATATCGGAATCCGTCCCACGGTCAGCAATGACGGGCAAATTTCCTGTGAGGTATATATCTTCGATTTCAACCGGGATCTGTACGGGAAAACCATCACGATAAATTTCATCACTCGCATCCGGGGAGAACGCAAATTCGATGATATCAAAGAATTACGAGCCCAATTACAGAAAGATCAGGAAAAAATACTCGCATTATTGGAATCGTAA